The Bacteroidota bacterium genome includes a region encoding these proteins:
- a CDS encoding HYR domain-containing protein, with amino-acid sequence MTFTAPVGADNCAGSTTTQTAGLASGAAFPVGTTTNTFRVTDAAGNTATCSFTVSISDNELPTITCPANITGTNDPGLCSKVVTFTAPVGGDNCAGQITTQIAGLPSGSAFPVGITTNVYRVTDVAGNSASCSFTVTISDTQLPTITCPANITGTNDPGLCSKVVTFTAPVGTDNCPSATTTQTAGLSSGAAFPVGTTTNAYLVTDAAGNTATCSFTVIISDNQLPTITCPANITGNNDPGLCSKVVTFSAPVGADNCAGPTTTQTAGLASGAAFPVGTTTNAFRVTDAAGNTATCSFTVSISDNELPTITCPANISGNNDPGLCSKVVTFSAPVGADNCAGPTTTQTAGLASGAAFPVGTTTNAYLVTDAAGNTATCNFTVVISDNQLPTITCPANITGNNDADNCAGPTTTQTAGLASGAAFPVGTTTNAYLVTDAAGNTATCSFTVIISDNQLPTITCPANITGNNDNGLCSKVVTFSAPVGADNCAGPSTTQVAGLPSGAAFPVGTTTNAYLVTDAAGNTATCSLRLSSATVSCQRSLAQ; translated from the coding sequence GTGACCTTCACTGCGCCGGTGGGTGCTGACAACTGTGCTGGCTCGACGACGACGCAAACCGCAGGCTTGGCTTCCGGAGCTGCCTTCCCGGTTGGCACAACCACGAATACCTTCCGTGTCACAGACGCAGCCGGTAATACGGCTACTTGTAGCTTCACCGTGTCCATTAGCGACAATGAATTGCCGACGATCACCTGCCCAGCGAATATCACTGGCACCAATGATCCAGGGCTTTGCTCAAAAGTGGTGACCTTCACTGCGCCCGTCGGTGGAGACAACTGCGCTGGTCAAATAACTACGCAGATCGCTGGCTTGCCAAGCGGTTCCGCCTTCCCCGTTGGTATCACGACGAATGTATACCGCGTGACGGATGTGGCTGGCAACAGCGCCTCATGCAGCTTCACGGTCACGATCAGCGATACGCAATTGCCAACGATCACTTGCCCGGCAAATATCACGGGCACCAACGATCCAGGCCTTTGTTCGAAAGTTGTGACCTTCACTGCGCCCGTCGGCACGGACAATTGCCCAAGTGCCACCACGACGCAAACTGCAGGTTTGTCCAGCGGCGCTGCCTTCCCCGTGGGTACGACGACGAATGCGTATCTTGTGACGGATGCGGCTGGCAATACGGCAACATGCAGCTTCACGGTGATCATCAGCGACAACCAATTGCCAACGATCACCTGCCCGGCCAATATCACGGGCAATAATGATCCAGGTCTATGCTCGAAGGTGGTGACTTTCTCCGCCCCTGTGGGTGCTGACAACTGCGCTGGACCAACCACCACGCAGACGGCTGGTTTGGCAAGCGGCGCCGCATTCCCCGTGGGTACGACCACGAATGCTTTCCGTGTCACAGACGCAGCCGGTAATACGGCTACTTGTAGCTTCACCGTGTCCATTAGCGACAATGAATTGCCGACGATCACCTGCCCGGCAAATATCTCGGGCAACAATGATCCGGGCCTCTGCTCCAAAGTCGTGACTTTCTCCGCCCCTGTGGGTGCTGACAACTGCGCTGGACCAACCACCACGCAGACGGCTGGTTTGGCAAGCGGCGCTGCCTTCCCCGTGGGTACGACGACGAATGCCTATCTTGTGACGGATGCGGCTGGCAATACGGCAACGTGCAACTTCACTGTGGTCATCAGCGACAACCAATTGCCGACAATTACTTGCCCGGCAAATATCACGGGCAATAATGACGCTGACAACTGCGCTGGACCAACCACCACGCAGACGGCTGGTTTGGCAAGCGGCGCCGCCTTCCCCGTGGGTACGACCACGAATGCCTATCTTGTGACGGATGCGGCTGGCAATACGGCAACATGCAGCTTCACAGTGATCATCAGCGACAACCAATTGCCGACGATCACCTGCCCGGCAAATATCACGGGCAACAATGACAATGGACTTTGTTCTAAGGTCGTGACCTTCTCTGCGCCTGTGGGCGCTGACAACTGCGCTGGACCATCTACCACGCAGGTCGCAGGCTTGCCAAGCGGCGCCGCCTTCCCTGTGGGTACAACGACGAATGCCTATCTTGTGACGGATGCGGCTGGCAATACGGCAACATGCAGCTTACGGTTGTCATCAGCGACAGTGAGTTGCCAACGATCACTTGCCCAGTAA